The Corynebacterium halotolerans YIM 70093 = DSM 44683 region GTGCTGCGCACCAAGCGGGTCGCCGAGGCCAAGGAGCTGCGCCGCGGTCACCTGCGGCTGGTCACCGACAACACGGTCGATGACGGCGACGTCCCGGGCACCGGGGAGGGCGTCGACGATCCGCACACGCCCGGCTCACCCGACTCCCCGCGGTAGGGGAGCGGGCGGCACCGGTACGATCATCGGGGTCAGCTGTCCAAGAAGAAGAAAGCAGAGCTGCCCCATGCGCACCCGCGAATCCGTCACCTCCGTCGTCAAGGCGTACGACGTGCGAGGCGTCGTCGGCCGTGACATCGACGCAGACTTCATCCGTGACACCGGCGCGGCCTTCGCCCGGCTCCTGCGCGGCGAGGGTGAGACCACCGTGGTCGTCGGCCACGACATGCGACCGTCCTCGCCGGAGCTGGTCGACGCCTTCGCCGAGGGGGTGACCGCCCACGGGCTGGACGTGATCAAGCTCGGACTGACCTCCACCGACGAGCTGTACTTCGCCTCGGGCACCCTCGACTGCGCCGGCGCGATGTTCACCGCCAGCCACAACCCGGCCCAGTACAACGGCATCAAGCTCTGCCGCTCCGGGGCACGCCCCGTCGGCCAGGAGACGGGCCTGGGTGAGATCACCGAGTACCTGGTCAACGGCATGTCCAACTACCACGGGGTCAAGGGCACCGTCAGCGAGCGCGACGTGCTGGCCGACTACGGCGCCTATCTGCGCAGCCTGGTCAACCTCCGCGGCACCCGCCCGCTGGTCGTCGCCGTGGACGCCGGAAACGGCATGGCCGGGTTGACCGTGCCCGAGGTGTTCAAGGGCCTGCCGCTGGACGTGCGCCCGCTGTACTTCGAGCTCGACGGCACCTTCCCCAACCACGAGGCGAACCCGCTCGACCCGAAGAACCTGGTCGACCTGCAGAAGTTCGTCGTGGAGCAGGGCGCGGACATCGGCCTGGCCTTCGACGGCGACGCCGACCGCTGCTTCGTCATCGACGAGAAGGGCGATCCGGTCTCCTCCTCGGCGATCTGCGCGATCGTCGCGGAGCGCTACCTGGCCGAGCGCCCCGGCGCCACGATCATCCACAATGCGATCACCTCCAAGGCCGTGCCCGAGATCATCGGGGAGAACGGCGGCAAGGCCGTGCGCGCCCGCGTGGGCCACTCCTTCATCAAGGCGGAGATGGCCCGGACCGGCGCCGTCTTCGGTGGCGAGCACTCCGCGCACTACTACTTCACCGAGTTCTTCAACGCCGATTCCGGCATCCTGGCCGCCATGCACGTGCTGGCCGCCCTCGGTTCCCAGGACAGGCCGCTGTCCGGGATGATGGCCGAGTACTCCCGCTACGCCGCCTCCGGCGAGCTCAACTCCGAGGTCGCCGACCAGACCGAGCGCACCCAGGCCGTGCTCGACGCCTTCGCTGACCGCATCGAGTCGGTCGACCGCATCGACGGCGTGACCGTGGAGCTCAAGGACACCAAGGCCTGGTTCAACATCCGCCCCTCCAACACCGAGCCGCTGCTGCGTTTGAACGTCGAGGCCCCCACGGCCGAGGAGGTCGACGCCCTGTCCGAGGAGATCCTGGGCGTCATCCGGGCTTAGGTCCGGGTTCTGGGTTCGGGTCGGATTTTCCGGGCCGGCCTGAAGGCGTGGCGAAGGTATACCGGCCGCGGGTGTTTTGTCGACGAATCGGCTCGGACCGGTAGGGGATCGTCACGGCGGAGACTCTTCACCCTGAGGCGGCCTGAAGGCGTGACGAAGGTATACCGGCCGCGGGTGTTTTGTCGACGAATCGGCTCGGGCCGGTAGGGGATCGTCACGGCGGAGGCTGTTCACACTGCGGTGGCACGAAGGCGTGGCGAAGGTATACCGGCCGCGGGTGTTTTGTCGACGAATCGGCTCGGGCCGGTAGGGGATCGTCACGGCGGAGGCTGTTCACTCTGAGGCGGTCTGAAGGCGTGACAAACATAGATCGGGACCCCAGTCGCCTGAAGTTGTCCCGGACTCAGGCACCTTTCATGCGGATCCGGGGATGCGCGTGTTTCCTCCAAGTCTTCGCGTTATCCCGTCATACCAGCCGTACCTATCCCTGAGCCCACAGTTTGTCCCGCAGAGCCTCGAAAGTGTTCCGCACCACGTCGGCCAACCGCCCCACCGGGTAGATCCGGTCCGCCACCGCCCGCGCCAGCTCGGACCGCTCCCGGAGCTGCCCCTCGGTGAAGCCCGGACCGGCGGCGGGAACCTCCGTGCCAGAGGAACCAGTCACCGCCACCACGGGCCAGGAGCTGCCCACCGCCTCGTGCTTGACCTGGTAGTAGGGACCCTCGTGGGCGACGACGGCGATGCCCCGGGCTCCGCGCGCCGCGGCGATCAGGTGCGGGTGGTAGCGGGTGGTCACCCACGTCTGGCCGGGACGGGCGGGCAGGCCGTGGGTCCACAGTTCATCGAAGGCCACGAAGTGGGCACCTGCGCACAGGTGCGGGTCGAGCCGTCGCATGTGATCCCACACGACGGCGTCGCCACGCGGGATGCACTCGACGACCGCCAGCCGCGGACCGGTGGCCCCCAGTGCCCGCAGCGCGTCCAGCAGCCATTGCGCCAGCTGTTCCACCGGCACGCCCAGCAGATCCGACTGCGCGCAGAGCACGAAGTCGCGGTCGCGGGCGTCGGCCGTGCCCTGGCCCAGCCCGTGCCGGACAACGGTGTCGGCGGCGTACAGCCACGCGTCGTCGCCGGAGACCGCCGCGTCCACGCCCGCCGGCAGGACGTCGAGGGAGGGGGTGTCACGGACGTCGACACGGTCGAAGCGTGCCCACCAGGGCGCGAGATCGGCGGCGACCTCCGTGGCCGGAGTGAGCCCCTGCCCGGTGGCCGCCCGCACCGCCTGGGGTCTGCCGACGCTCGCGGCGGCCGCCACGACCTTCGTGTGGTGCGGCCAGTGGTCGTTGATCCACCCGCCGCCGAGCACGTGGACGACATCGGCGTGCGCGGCGAGGTGGACGCCGCTGACCAGCTCGGGAAACCGTCCGGGATCGGCGACGACGGCGGCGGCGTCATCCGGGGTCTCCGCGCGTTCGGCCAGGCGCCACAGCGTGTCGGTGACGGTCAGGTCGGGGTGGACGCGGTGGTGCAGGACGGCCGCGACGCCGGGGGTGTGGCAGTCGAGGACCACGCGGGCGCGGGGCCGGCGGCGGGCGAGCTCACGCAACCAGGCGGAGGCGATGAACTCGTCGCCGAAGTTGGGGTGCCCGGACGGGGCCACCAGATAGATCAGCTCTCGTTCGCGGCGCATTCCTGATATCTTTCCATCCCCCGGCGCGGGGTCCGGTTTCACTATCCTTGGGCGCATGGACAACAGCTACCTCGACGGATCGGGCTATGACCGGGAGACCGTGGCGTTCTACGACGTGGCCCACGAGGGGGCCCAGGTCCGCACCGTCGCCGGTGTGCTGGACCAGCTGGCCGGCCTCTACGGGCTCAACCCGCGCAGCGTCGTCGTTCTGCCGACCGACCAGGTCTCCCACGCCGCCGCCCGCTTCGTCACCGCCGTGCGCAGCCCCCTGCGTCTGCCCGTCGTGGTCACCGACACCCTGCCCGGCTACGTCGGTGCCCTCGACGTCGTCATCGCCGTCGGCGACCGCGGCGAGGATCCTGAGCTCTCCCAGGCCCTGCTGACGGCCGCCCGGCGCGGGGCGGTGACCATCCTCGCCGGACCCGCCCAGGGGCCGATTCTCGAGGACGCCCCCGACGACTGCGTGATCGTGCCCGCCTCCCCGACGGCCGTCGGCCCCTCCCCGTCGCGGGCGATCACGGTCGTCGGCACCGTCCTGGACCTGCTCGAGGAGGACCCGGATCTGGTGGGCCAGCGGCTG contains the following coding sequences:
- a CDS encoding phosphomannomutase/phosphoglucomutase codes for the protein MRTRESVTSVVKAYDVRGVVGRDIDADFIRDTGAAFARLLRGEGETTVVVGHDMRPSSPELVDAFAEGVTAHGLDVIKLGLTSTDELYFASGTLDCAGAMFTASHNPAQYNGIKLCRSGARPVGQETGLGEITEYLVNGMSNYHGVKGTVSERDVLADYGAYLRSLVNLRGTRPLVVAVDAGNGMAGLTVPEVFKGLPLDVRPLYFELDGTFPNHEANPLDPKNLVDLQKFVVEQGADIGLAFDGDADRCFVIDEKGDPVSSSAICAIVAERYLAERPGATIIHNAITSKAVPEIIGENGGKAVRARVGHSFIKAEMARTGAVFGGEHSAHYYFTEFFNADSGILAAMHVLAALGSQDRPLSGMMAEYSRYAASGELNSEVADQTERTQAVLDAFADRIESVDRIDGVTVELKDTKAWFNIRPSNTEPLLRLNVEAPTAEEVDALSEEILGVIRA
- a CDS encoding polysaccharide pyruvyl transferase family protein, with translation MRRERELIYLVAPSGHPNFGDEFIASAWLRELARRRPRARVVLDCHTPGVAAVLHHRVHPDLTVTDTLWRLAERAETPDDAAAVVADPGRFPELVSGVHLAAHADVVHVLGGGWINDHWPHHTKVVAAAASVGRPQAVRAATGQGLTPATEVAADLAPWWARFDRVDVRDTPSLDVLPAGVDAAVSGDDAWLYAADTVVRHGLGQGTADARDRDFVLCAQSDLLGVPVEQLAQWLLDALRALGATGPRLAVVECIPRGDAVVWDHMRRLDPHLCAGAHFVAFDELWTHGLPARPGQTWVTTRYHPHLIAAARGARGIAVVAHEGPYYQVKHEAVGSSWPVVAVTGSSGTEVPAAGPGFTEGQLRERSELARAVADRIYPVGRLADVVRNTFEALRDKLWAQG